In a genomic window of Pontibacter liquoris:
- a CDS encoding DUF1574 family protein codes for MKKLFFLRGLTVAITTVVFYAAFILACYSIGPHTFNSWIPNALSTSGGQGYTLLRLNEAEKASDVDILFVGSSQVNRGFDVRIFEKNGLKAFNLGTSAQTLFNSYYLLKEYLPTSKPKHVVLDLYWGVAKNDGVEPSIDILSNSDFDESTLEMVLDLKNGTVFGSLAANAILRLRTPIYQVKQKEFRDSEYISGGFTKSLATNNKLDAEDLQKMKPLEANMNDFQLEYLKKIIALCKSSNTKLIFVLTPVTKEYKRKVTNYNSYTNKIARIAKENKIPFLDYNQREELSLVSSEDFSDRNHLAQSGAEKFDSLFIKDLGKLGVSQLSLSRK; via the coding sequence ATGAAAAAGTTATTCTTTTTACGCGGGTTAACAGTAGCTATTACTACTGTTGTCTTTTATGCTGCTTTTATACTTGCCTGTTACAGTATAGGGCCACATACCTTTAACAGCTGGATACCTAATGCGCTAAGCACCTCAGGTGGCCAAGGCTATACCCTGCTAAGGCTGAACGAGGCAGAAAAGGCTTCGGATGTCGATATTCTTTTTGTGGGGTCTTCCCAGGTAAACAGAGGATTTGATGTGCGTATATTTGAAAAGAATGGGTTAAAGGCTTTCAACCTGGGCACATCAGCTCAAACGCTTTTCAACTCTTATTATTTATTAAAGGAGTACTTGCCCACCAGCAAGCCCAAGCATGTAGTGCTGGACCTATACTGGGGTGTAGCCAAGAATGATGGCGTGGAACCTTCAATCGATATTTTATCAAATTCGGACTTCGATGAGAGTACGCTTGAGATGGTTCTTGATTTGAAAAACGGAACAGTATTTGGAAGTTTAGCTGCGAATGCCATCTTAAGATTACGCACCCCTATTTATCAAGTTAAGCAAAAAGAGTTTAGAGATTCCGAATACATCTCTGGTGGGTTTACTAAATCTTTGGCAACAAATAATAAACTGGATGCCGAGGACCTGCAAAAAATGAAACCGCTGGAAGCGAATATGAATGATTTCCAGTTAGAATATCTTAAAAAGATTATCGCTTTATGTAAGTCGAGCAACACAAAGTTGATTTTTGTGTTGACCCCGGTTACAAAAGAATATAAGCGCAAGGTGACCAACTACAACAGTTACACCAATAAGATAGCCCGTATTGCCAAGGAAAACAAGATTCCATTTCTAGACTACAATCAGCGGGAGGAGCTTTCGCTGGTGTCATCCGAAGATTTCTCAGACCGAAACCACCTGGCCCAAAGTGGGGCAGAGAAATTTGACAGTTTGTTTATAAAAGACTTGGGTAAGCTGGGCGTCTCGCAATTAAGCTTATCGCGAAAGTAA
- a CDS encoding MBOAT family O-acyltransferase has product MLFNSFEFLIFFPVVTLLYFLLPHRFRWALLLAASCVFYMFFKPVYILILFFTIVIDYYAGILLEQSKTQKQRKRYLTASLVANIGVLAVFKYFNFFNDNITSLAEVMGVTNPIPYLTILLPIGLSFHTFQAMSYTFEVYRGNQKAERHFGIYALYVMFYPQLVAGPIERPQNVLHQFHRKHYFNYADAANGLKLMTWGLFKKVVVADRLAVMVNQVYNNPTDYEGIPLILATIFFAIQIYCDFSGYSDIAIGSAQVMGFNLMENFRRPYFSTSIKEFWGRWHISLSTWFRDYLYIPLGGNRVVKWRWYYNLFIVFLVSGLWHGASWTFIIWGALHGFYQVFGTITADARNKMADLVGLNRFPAFHKFLQWGTTFVLVCFAWIFFRANTIHDAWYISSHMFSGLLEGARAIAANPDGIRLQLLYLGQSKEIFTLAIGVVVLLILIELVQQQGSLRLRIASYPFPVRVAIYNALIVAILLFGSFSESEFIYFQF; this is encoded by the coding sequence ATGCTGTTTAATTCATTTGAGTTCCTCATTTTTTTCCCGGTAGTCACGCTACTTTACTTTCTGCTGCCGCATCGGTTCCGGTGGGCCTTGCTGCTTGCAGCCAGCTGTGTGTTTTATATGTTTTTCAAGCCGGTCTACATTCTGATCCTGTTCTTCACGATTGTAATAGACTATTATGCCGGCATCTTGCTAGAGCAGAGCAAGACACAAAAGCAACGCAAAAGGTATCTGACGGCCAGCTTAGTGGCTAACATCGGGGTACTGGCCGTGTTTAAGTATTTTAACTTTTTCAACGACAACATTACCTCGTTAGCAGAAGTGATGGGTGTTACCAACCCTATCCCCTATCTGACAATACTCCTGCCCATCGGTCTGTCTTTCCACACGTTTCAGGCCATGAGCTATACGTTTGAGGTATACAGAGGCAATCAGAAGGCAGAGCGCCATTTTGGTATTTATGCGCTTTACGTCATGTTTTACCCCCAACTGGTGGCCGGCCCGATAGAAAGGCCTCAGAACGTGCTGCACCAGTTTCACCGAAAGCATTATTTTAATTATGCCGATGCGGCTAACGGCCTTAAATTAATGACCTGGGGCTTATTTAAGAAAGTAGTGGTTGCTGACCGGCTGGCTGTGATGGTAAACCAAGTGTACAACAACCCGACAGATTATGAGGGCATCCCGCTCATCCTTGCTACTATCTTCTTTGCTATTCAGATTTACTGCGATTTCTCGGGCTACTCTGATATTGCCATTGGTTCAGCGCAGGTAATGGGCTTTAACCTGATGGAAAACTTCCGCAGGCCATATTTCTCCACCTCTATTAAAGAGTTCTGGGGCCGCTGGCATATTTCACTTTCCACCTGGTTCCGCGACTACCTGTACATTCCGCTGGGAGGCAACCGTGTAGTGAAGTGGCGCTGGTATTACAACCTTTTTATCGTGTTTCTGGTGAGCGGCTTGTGGCATGGGGCCAGTTGGACATTCATTATCTGGGGAGCTTTGCATGGCTTCTACCAGGTATTTGGCACCATAACGGCCGATGCACGCAATAAAATGGCCGATCTGGTTGGGTTAAACAGGTTCCCCGCCTTTCATAAGTTCCTGCAATGGGGTACCACCTTTGTGCTGGTCTGCTTTGCCTGGATATTCTTTAGAGCAAACACCATACATGATGCCTGGTATATTTCTTCGCATATGTTTAGCGGCTTGCTGGAAGGCGCCCGGGCTATTGCGGCCAATCCGGATGGCATCAGGCTTCAGCTCCTTTATCTGGGGCAGTCTAAAGAGATATTTACCCTGGCCATTGGCGTTGTAGTGCTGCTTATACTTATAGAGCTTGTACAACAGCAGGGAAGCCTGCGGCTACGTATAGCCTCCTATCCTTTTCCTGTGCGCGTAGCAATATACAACGCTTTGATTGTTGCTATTTTGCTCTTCGGTAGTTTCTCTGAATCAGAATTTATTTATTTCCAGTTCTAA
- a CDS encoding superoxide dismutase produces the protein MAFELPKLPYAYDALEPHIDARTMEIHHTKHHQAYTTNLNNAIQGTELENKSIEEILQNVGGNTAVRNNGGGFYNHNLFWTVLSPNGGGQPSGELAEAINSAFGSFDAFKEEFNKAATTRFGSGWAWLCVNEGGKLSICSTANQDSPIMNLDQACTGQPILGLDVWEHAYYLNYQNRRPDYISAFWNVVNWEEVTRRYNEAK, from the coding sequence ATGGCTTTCGAACTACCGAAACTACCGTATGCTTACGACGCACTGGAGCCGCATATTGATGCGCGTACCATGGAAATTCATCATACAAAACACCACCAGGCGTATACCACTAACCTGAATAACGCGATCCAGGGCACAGAACTGGAGAATAAATCCATCGAAGAAATTCTGCAGAACGTGGGCGGCAATACAGCTGTGCGCAACAACGGGGGTGGCTTTTACAACCACAACCTGTTCTGGACCGTTCTGTCGCCAAATGGTGGCGGACAGCCTAGCGGCGAATTGGCTGAGGCGATCAACAGTGCATTCGGCTCTTTCGATGCCTTTAAAGAAGAGTTTAACAAAGCAGCGACCACCCGCTTCGGCTCCGGCTGGGCCTGGCTTTGCGTAAATGAGGGCGGCAAGCTGAGCATCTGCTCTACTGCCAACCAGGATTCGCCTATCATGAACCTGGACCAGGCCTGCACCGGCCAGCCCATCCTGGGCCTGGATGTATGGGAGCATGCCTATTACCTGAATTACCAGAACCGCCGCCCCGACTATATTTCCGCTTTCTGGAATGTGGTGAACTGGGAAGAAGTAACACGCCGCTACAACGAAGCGAAATAG
- a CDS encoding nucleoside deaminase → MATDFLHIYSDEHYMQQAYLQAQYAFEEGEIPIGAVVVSNNRIIAKAYNQTEKLNDVTAHAEMLALTAAAEYLGNKYLHDCTLYVTVEPCVMCAGASYWAQLQRVVFGTTEPKRGYRRVGNLLHPKTEMVSGIMAEECAALMAAFFASKRN, encoded by the coding sequence ATGGCGACAGACTTTTTACATATCTACAGCGATGAGCACTACATGCAGCAGGCCTACCTGCAGGCCCAGTATGCGTTTGAAGAAGGCGAGATCCCGATCGGGGCTGTGGTGGTGAGCAATAACCGCATCATTGCCAAAGCCTACAACCAGACCGAGAAGCTGAACGATGTAACAGCCCATGCCGAAATGCTGGCCCTGACAGCCGCGGCCGAATACCTGGGCAACAAATACCTGCACGACTGCACCCTATATGTAACCGTGGAGCCCTGCGTGATGTGCGCGGGTGCCAGTTACTGGGCGCAGCTGCAACGGGTGGTGTTCGGAACAACAGAGCCCAAGCGCGGTTACAGAAGAGTAGGCAACCTGCTGCACCCGAAAACAGAGATGGTGAGTGGCATTATGGCCGAGGAATGTGCCGCGCTGATGGCTGCTTTCTTTGCCAGTAAAAGAAATTAA
- a CDS encoding glycerophosphodiester phosphodiesterase, with the protein MLLKPVVLWVVLMGAIGGSGYLGFRSHRSASSRPHPHVLVIGHAGSGFLSPVSPFNPLPPNSMGSIKKAFEDGADGVEVDVQLSKDNTPILYHDVLLDSFTDAAGLIDTLPAARVLGLPYRAGFPYEPFQHETIISLEQLLKYLGTRQELSYLQLDLRNRLPEHHPAYVQTVLRLLAKYNYPLPKVAFISPDVALLEQFRTAAPTAVLLLDAEGDFEGTRQKVLQHRFQGFVIASKVVQRAQVQQAKQQGLQVILFGGRSASAIAGILDKGPDAIEVNNVRRLRKLLE; encoded by the coding sequence ATGTTGCTAAAGCCAGTTGTGTTGTGGGTGGTGCTCATGGGCGCTATCGGGGGCTCGGGTTACCTGGGCTTCCGGAGCCATCGGTCCGCGTCGAGCAGGCCCCACCCGCATGTGCTCGTGATCGGGCATGCGGGCTCCGGCTTCCTCTCGCCTGTCAGCCCGTTTAACCCCTTGCCACCCAATAGTATGGGCTCCATTAAAAAGGCGTTCGAGGATGGGGCTGACGGCGTTGAAGTGGATGTGCAGCTGAGCAAAGACAATACGCCTATCCTTTACCACGATGTGTTGCTGGATTCGTTTACCGACGCCGCGGGCCTGATCGATACGCTGCCCGCTGCCCGGGTGCTGGGCCTGCCCTACAGGGCGGGCTTTCCGTATGAGCCTTTCCAGCATGAGACCATTATCTCGCTGGAGCAGCTGCTAAAATACCTTGGTACCCGGCAGGAGCTGTCTTACCTGCAGCTGGATTTGCGCAACCGCCTGCCCGAACACCATCCGGCCTATGTCCAAACAGTGCTCCGGCTGCTGGCCAAGTATAACTACCCGCTCCCCAAAGTAGCCTTTATCTCGCCGGATGTGGCGCTGCTGGAACAGTTCAGGACTGCTGCGCCTACCGCCGTGCTGCTGCTCGATGCCGAAGGCGACTTTGAAGGAACCCGCCAAAAAGTGCTGCAGCATAGATTCCAGGGTTTTGTGATCGCCTCTAAAGTGGTACAGCGCGCCCAGGTGCAGCAGGCAAAGCAGCAAGGGCTTCAGGTTATTTTGTTTGGCGGCAGGTCGGCATCTGCTATAGCCGGAATACTGGACAAAGGCCCCGATGCCATTGAGGTAAACAATGTGCGCCGGCTGCGCAAGCTGCTGGAATAA
- the aspS gene encoding aspartate--tRNA ligase, translating into MLRTHTCGELRTDNVGEEVILTGWVQRLRDKGGMLWIDLRDRYGITQLAFEEGLTSANLFEQARSLGREFVIKAVGKVVERYAKNDKMATGDIEIRVSRLEVINPSKIPPFLIEDETDGGDDLRMKYRYLDLRRSPVRHNLELRHRMMREVRSYLDNHYFIEVETPVLIKSTPEGARDFVVPSRMNAGEFYALPQSPQTFKQLLMVAGFDKYYQIVKCFRDEDLRADRQPEFTQIDCELAFVTQEDILNRFEGLIRHLFEKVKGVHIERLPRMTYADAMKFYGSDKPDTRFDMRFVELNGIAKNKGFKVFDDAELVVGINAKGAAAYTRKQLDELTDFVKRPQIGATGLVYARVNEDGSIKSSVDKFFSAEDLQAWAAAFHAQPGDLLLILAGPADKTRKALNELRLEMGTQLGLRDKNVFSPLWVVDFPLLEWDEHSQRYHAMHHPFTSPKPEDIDLIDDRPGDIRANAYDMVINGVEVGGGSIRIHDRRLQEQMFRLLGFSKEEAKAQFGFLMEAFEYGAPPHGGIAFGFDRLCSLFGGSDSIRDYIAFPKNNSGRDVMIDAPSPIAQEQLDELHIRMKNLPH; encoded by the coding sequence ATGCTTCGAACTCATACTTGCGGCGAACTGCGGACAGACAACGTTGGCGAAGAAGTTATACTTACCGGATGGGTGCAGCGCCTGCGCGACAAAGGCGGCATGCTTTGGATTGACCTGCGCGACCGCTACGGCATCACGCAACTTGCTTTTGAAGAAGGACTAACCTCCGCCAACTTATTTGAGCAGGCCCGCAGCCTTGGCCGCGAGTTCGTGATCAAGGCCGTTGGTAAAGTGGTGGAACGCTATGCTAAAAACGATAAAATGGCTACCGGCGATATCGAGATTCGGGTGTCGCGGCTGGAGGTGATCAACCCTTCTAAAATACCGCCATTTCTGATAGAAGACGAGACCGACGGGGGCGATGACCTGCGCATGAAGTACCGCTACCTGGATCTGCGCCGCTCGCCGGTGCGCCATAATTTAGAATTGCGCCATCGTATGATGCGCGAAGTGCGCAGCTACCTCGACAACCATTATTTTATAGAGGTGGAAACACCCGTACTCATCAAATCAACACCGGAAGGTGCCCGCGACTTTGTAGTGCCCAGCCGCATGAATGCCGGCGAGTTTTATGCCCTGCCGCAGTCGCCGCAAACCTTTAAGCAGCTGCTGATGGTAGCCGGCTTTGATAAGTATTACCAGATCGTGAAATGCTTCCGCGACGAAGACCTGCGCGCTGACCGCCAGCCCGAGTTTACCCAAATCGACTGCGAGCTTGCTTTCGTGACCCAGGAAGATATCCTCAACCGCTTCGAAGGCCTGATCCGGCATTTGTTCGAGAAAGTAAAAGGCGTACACATCGAGCGCCTGCCGCGCATGACGTATGCCGATGCCATGAAGTTCTACGGCTCCGATAAGCCGGACACCCGCTTCGACATGCGATTTGTGGAGCTGAACGGCATTGCCAAAAACAAAGGCTTTAAGGTGTTTGATGACGCCGAGCTGGTGGTGGGCATCAACGCCAAAGGCGCCGCCGCTTATACCCGCAAGCAGCTCGACGAGCTGACCGACTTTGTGAAGCGCCCGCAGATCGGGGCCACCGGCCTGGTATATGCCCGCGTAAACGAAGACGGAAGTATAAAATCATCAGTTGATAAATTCTTCTCTGCCGAGGACCTACAGGCCTGGGCCGCCGCCTTCCATGCGCAGCCCGGCGACCTGCTGCTTATACTTGCCGGCCCGGCCGACAAAACCCGCAAAGCCCTGAACGAGCTGCGCCTGGAGATGGGCACGCAACTGGGGCTTCGGGATAAAAATGTGTTCTCGCCGTTGTGGGTAGTCGATTTTCCGTTGCTGGAATGGGACGAGCATTCGCAGCGCTACCATGCCATGCACCACCCGTTCACCTCGCCTAAGCCGGAAGATATCGACCTGATCGATGACCGCCCGGGCGACATCCGCGCCAACGCCTACGACATGGTGATCAATGGTGTGGAAGTAGGCGGCGGTTCGATCCGTATCCACGACCGCCGTTTGCAGGAGCAGATGTTCCGCTTGCTGGGCTTCTCCAAAGAGGAGGCAAAAGCACAGTTCGGCTTTTTGATGGAGGCTTTTGAGTATGGCGCGCCGCCACACGGAGGCATTGCCTTTGGTTTCGACCGCTTGTGCTCGCTCTTTGGCGGCTCCGATTCCATCCGCGATTACATTGCGTTCCCGAAAAATAATTCAGGCCGCGATGTGATGATCGATGCCCCGTCGCCTATTGCGCAGGAGCAGCTCGACGAACTCCACATCCGCATGAAGAACCTGCCGCATTAA
- a CDS encoding GNAT family N-acetyltransferase has translation MKIAEQTYTLKTGEEILIREGSIPDSGALLDMVREYVLTSKFLIVSPEELAQTVADEARWIKSLRDSQNSLLLLALHEGRLIGNIDLTGSDEPGENPTGLISMGMLQAYRNKGLGSILLKAVVDWARANHQLQVLCLQVVGANTGAMKLYRKQGFEVANRQTNGFSDGEGNRSDNVVMTLSL, from the coding sequence ATGAAGATAGCCGAACAGACGTATACGCTGAAGACGGGGGAGGAGATCCTAATCCGCGAAGGAAGTATACCTGATTCCGGGGCGCTGCTGGACATGGTGCGGGAGTATGTGCTGACAAGCAAGTTCCTGATCGTCTCGCCGGAGGAGCTGGCCCAGACCGTTGCCGATGAGGCCCGCTGGATCAAGAGCCTGCGCGATAGTCAGAACAGCCTGCTGCTGCTGGCGCTGCACGAGGGCCGCCTGATTGGCAACATTGATCTGACAGGCAGCGACGAACCGGGCGAGAACCCTACCGGCCTGATAAGTATGGGCATGCTGCAGGCTTACCGCAACAAAGGGCTGGGCTCTATTCTGCTCAAAGCAGTAGTAGACTGGGCCCGGGCCAACCACCAGTTACAGGTGCTTTGCCTCCAGGTAGTGGGGGCCAACACCGGCGCTATGAAGCTCTACCGCAAACAGGGCTTTGAGGTAGCCAACCGGCAAACCAACGGCTTCAGCGATGGGGAAGGCAACCGGAGCGACAACGTAGTCATGACCCTGAGCCTGTAG
- a CDS encoding GMC oxidoreductase, with the protein MADFQVKKQPKKYDAVIVGSGAGGGMAAYVLANAGLKVCLLEAGPMYDPATDSAQLKNPWESPRRGASTKFRPFGDFDGCYWGWEIDGEPYTKAEGTDWDWWRARMLGGRTNHWGRISLRFGPKDFKHKSIDGLGEDWPIGYDDVKPYYDKVDKLIGVFGTNEGLENEPDGIFLPPPLPRLHELKIKKAANGIGIPVIPSRLSILTQKINEERGQCFYCAQCGRSCKVYADFSSSSCLVKPAIATGNVDVIPNAMAREVITNSEGLATGVSFVNKEDMLDYQVNGKVVILAASACESARLLLNSVSRRHPNGLANSSDVVGKYLHDSTGAGVSGVLPELMGRKRYNEDGVGGMHVYTPWWLDNKKLDFPRGYHIEYWGGMQQPAYGFGWGVEGLNGKLQMHGKTKEAGGYGKSLKDDYRFMYGASVGMAGRGEAIAFEHNYCEIDPNVVDMYGIPVLRFNVKYSDYEINQAKHMNETFKEIMHEMGAVITYGGDSGPHDNWGLQAPGRIIHEAGTVRMGNDPKKSALNKWSQAHDCKTLFCVDGGQFVSQGDKNITWTILALSMRASEYIIDQMKKQNI; encoded by the coding sequence ATGGCCGATTTTCAAGTTAAGAAACAACCTAAGAAATATGATGCTGTGATTGTTGGCTCCGGTGCCGGGGGCGGTATGGCAGCGTATGTGCTGGCAAATGCCGGCCTAAAAGTATGCCTGCTCGAAGCCGGGCCCATGTATGATCCTGCTACTGACTCAGCGCAATTAAAGAACCCTTGGGAGTCGCCGCGGAGAGGCGCCAGCACCAAGTTCCGCCCTTTCGGCGATTTTGACGGCTGCTACTGGGGATGGGAAATTGACGGCGAACCCTACACCAAGGCCGAAGGCACCGACTGGGACTGGTGGCGTGCCCGCATGCTGGGTGGCCGCACCAACCACTGGGGGCGTATCTCGCTCCGTTTCGGGCCTAAAGATTTCAAGCATAAAAGTATAGACGGCCTGGGCGAAGACTGGCCCATCGGCTACGACGACGTAAAGCCCTACTATGATAAGGTAGATAAGCTGATCGGCGTGTTTGGCACCAACGAGGGGCTGGAGAACGAGCCCGATGGCATTTTTCTGCCGCCGCCCTTGCCGCGCCTGCACGAACTGAAGATCAAAAAGGCTGCTAACGGTATAGGCATTCCGGTGATCCCGTCGCGCTTATCTATTCTGACCCAAAAAATAAACGAAGAGCGCGGGCAGTGCTTTTACTGCGCGCAGTGCGGGCGCAGCTGCAAAGTATACGCCGACTTCTCGTCTTCTTCCTGCCTTGTAAAACCTGCCATTGCCACCGGCAACGTGGATGTGATCCCGAACGCCATGGCCCGCGAAGTGATCACCAATTCCGAAGGGCTGGCCACCGGCGTATCGTTCGTAAACAAGGAGGACATGCTGGATTATCAGGTAAATGGTAAAGTGGTGATTCTGGCTGCCAGTGCCTGCGAGAGCGCACGCCTTCTGCTCAATTCCGTGTCGCGGCGCCACCCTAATGGCCTGGCCAACTCCAGCGACGTGGTGGGCAAATACCTACACGACTCTACGGGTGCCGGGGTGAGCGGCGTATTGCCTGAGCTGATGGGCCGCAAGCGCTACAACGAAGACGGCGTAGGCGGCATGCACGTCTACACCCCCTGGTGGCTGGACAACAAAAAACTCGACTTCCCGCGGGGCTATCACATCGAGTACTGGGGCGGCATGCAGCAGCCGGCCTATGGCTTTGGCTGGGGCGTAGAGGGGCTGAACGGCAAGCTGCAGATGCACGGCAAAACGAAAGAAGCCGGCGGTTATGGCAAGTCGCTTAAAGACGATTATCGTTTTATGTATGGCGCCAGCGTGGGAATGGCCGGCCGCGGCGAAGCCATCGCGTTTGAACATAATTACTGCGAGATCGATCCCAACGTGGTGGATATGTATGGCATCCCGGTGTTGCGCTTCAACGTGAAGTACTCGGACTACGAGATAAACCAGGCCAAGCACATGAACGAGACCTTCAAGGAGATCATGCACGAAATGGGCGCAGTGATCACCTACGGAGGCGATTCGGGACCGCATGACAACTGGGGGCTACAGGCGCCCGGCAGGATCATACATGAGGCAGGCACCGTACGCATGGGCAATGATCCCAAAAAATCGGCCCTGAATAAATGGAGCCAGGCGCACGACTGCAAAACGCTGTTTTGCGTAGACGGAGGGCAGTTCGTGTCGCAGGGCGATAAGAACATCACCTGGACGATCCTGGCCTTGTCTATGCGGGCATCCGAGTACATTATTGATCAAATGAAAAAGCAGAACATCTAA
- a CDS encoding gluconate 2-dehydrogenase subunit 3 family protein: MDRRKSLKAIVLGTVSSAFILEACDTKEKQTAEVMKAPASTSNAGRMAEEVARLKEIRSKNFFTKEEMATITVLADIIIPKDEVSGSASDAGVPDFIEFIVKDKPENQTPMRSGLKWLDIQTLNRHDKPFRECSEQQQLALVDAIAYPERAKPEMKKGVTFFNLMRNLTATGFFTSEIGVKDVGYVGNRPNQWKGVPADVLKQHNVAYTEKELRECVKFEEEA, from the coding sequence ATGGACAGAAGAAAATCACTCAAAGCCATTGTGCTGGGAACCGTCTCCTCGGCATTCATACTGGAAGCTTGCGATACCAAAGAGAAGCAGACCGCCGAGGTGATGAAAGCCCCTGCGTCTACTTCCAATGCCGGCCGTATGGCCGAAGAAGTAGCGCGGTTAAAAGAGATCCGTTCCAAAAACTTCTTTACCAAGGAGGAAATGGCCACCATCACGGTGCTGGCCGATATCATCATTCCGAAAGACGAGGTAAGTGGCAGTGCCTCTGATGCGGGCGTGCCAGATTTTATCGAGTTTATAGTTAAAGACAAGCCCGAGAACCAGACGCCCATGCGTAGCGGCCTCAAATGGCTCGATATCCAAACGCTGAATCGCCACGACAAACCGTTCCGGGAGTGCAGCGAACAGCAGCAACTGGCCCTGGTGGATGCCATTGCTTACCCTGAGCGGGCAAAACCGGAAATGAAAAAAGGCGTTACGTTCTTTAACCTGATGCGCAACCTGACTGCCACAGGCTTTTTCACTTCTGAAATAGGCGTGAAGGACGTGGGCTATGTAGGCAACCGCCCTAATCAGTGGAAAGGTGTGCCGGCCGACGTGCTGAAACAGCATAACGTGGCCTATACCGAAAAAGAGCTGCGGGAGTGTGTGAAGTTTGAAGAAGAAGCGTAA
- a CDS encoding 3-keto-disaccharide hydrolase, producing MTHKLMMTALLAGSFFMAQAQQKAKPEDTEVWDPAPKVVTPGQVQIAAPSDAVILFDGKNLDKWVMTEDRSKPAQWTVADGVMTVNKKTGNIETKDAFNDYQLHIEWRIPANITGEGQARGNSGIFLASIGKGDDGYELQVLDAYNNKTYVNGMAGSIYKQFVPLANPAKKPGEWQSYDVFWKAPTFNEDGSVKTPARVTVLFNGVLVENNVELLGPTQYIGKPSYKKAHGASPIKLQAHGDKSEPISFRNIWIRPL from the coding sequence ATGACCCACAAACTAATGATGACCGCCCTGTTGGCAGGCAGTTTTTTTATGGCACAGGCACAGCAAAAAGCAAAACCCGAAGACACCGAAGTATGGGACCCCGCTCCCAAGGTCGTGACGCCCGGACAGGTGCAGATCGCGGCCCCTTCCGATGCAGTGATCCTCTTCGATGGCAAGAACCTGGACAAGTGGGTAATGACCGAAGACCGAAGCAAACCGGCACAGTGGACGGTGGCTGACGGGGTGATGACGGTAAATAAAAAGACCGGCAACATTGAGACGAAGGACGCTTTTAATGATTACCAGCTGCACATCGAATGGCGCATTCCGGCCAATATCACCGGCGAAGGACAGGCCCGCGGCAATAGCGGCATCTTCCTGGCCTCTATCGGTAAAGGCGATGATGGCTATGAGTTGCAGGTGCTGGACGCCTATAACAACAAGACCTACGTGAACGGCATGGCCGGCAGTATCTACAAGCAGTTTGTTCCGCTGGCAAACCCCGCCAAAAAACCAGGCGAGTGGCAAAGCTATGACGTGTTCTGGAAAGCGCCTACCTTTAACGAAGATGGCTCCGTGAAAACGCCTGCGCGCGTAACGGTGCTCTTTAACGGGGTGCTGGTAGAGAACAACGTAGAGCTGCTGGGCCCGACGCAGTATATCGGCAAGCCCTCCTACAAAAAGGCGCATGGGGCTTCGCCCATCAAACTGCAGGCGCACGGAGATAAAAGTGAGCCGATCAGCTTCCGCAATATCTGGATCAGACCGCTCTAA
- a CDS encoding NIPSNAP family protein → MKRRSFVRASLVSCSLAGFAPAVNGASRLFSEKKGASQEFYELRVYTLKNEDQQQLVENYYQQAAIPALNRLGSKNIGVFRDLKPEGITKLYILIPYKSLADFGTIQEKLGTDAAYLKAGSAYLQAPATAPAYERIESSLMKAFAQMPALAVPEKKDRMFELRRYESASESAGKKKIEMFNKGEIDIFKRTGLMPVFFGETLIGEQRPNLTYMITFEDMAKHDASWKTFGSDPEWKKISSIPEYADAKIVSHITSTFLTPTAFSQI, encoded by the coding sequence ATGAAAAGACGGTCATTTGTCAGAGCCTCGCTTGTGAGCTGTTCTCTGGCCGGGTTTGCACCGGCTGTAAACGGGGCATCCCGCCTATTTTCGGAAAAGAAAGGCGCCAGCCAGGAGTTTTACGAGCTTCGGGTGTATACCCTGAAAAACGAAGACCAACAGCAGCTGGTCGAAAATTATTACCAGCAGGCTGCCATTCCTGCGCTGAACCGGCTAGGCAGCAAAAACATCGGGGTATTCCGCGACCTGAAGCCCGAAGGCATCACCAAGCTGTATATTCTGATCCCGTATAAGTCGCTGGCTGATTTCGGCACCATACAGGAGAAGCTTGGGACTGATGCGGCCTACCTTAAAGCAGGATCCGCTTACCTGCAGGCGCCTGCCACAGCGCCAGCTTATGAGCGGATCGAAAGCTCTTTGATGAAAGCGTTTGCCCAAATGCCGGCACTGGCGGTGCCTGAAAAGAAAGATAGAATGTTTGAGCTGCGGCGCTATGAAAGTGCCAGCGAGAGCGCCGGCAAAAAGAAGATCGAGATGTTCAACAAAGGCGAGATCGACATTTTTAAGCGGACGGGGCTGATGCCGGTATTTTTCGGTGAGACCCTGATCGGTGAGCAGCGCCCAAACCTGACGTATATGATCACTTTTGAGGATATGGCCAAGCACGATGCCAGCTGGAAAACTTTTGGCAGTGATCCGGAGTGGAAAAAGATCAGCAGCATCCCCGAGTATGCCGACGCAAAGATCGTATCGCATATCACGTCCACTTTCCTGACACCAACTGCTTTCTCCCAGATCTAA